One Kushneria konosiri genomic window, GCTCATGGTGACGAGCGTGCTGAGTCAGGTCGCGCATCTTGCGCTCTTCTTCCTGCAGGGTACGACGCTGCTGCTCCATCTGAGCCGTGATCTTTTCGATCCGCTCCTCAAGCTGCTCGTGTCGGCGACGCGCCTGTTTCTCAAGCTCCTGTTTTTCATGACGAGCGCTATCCAGCAACTGCATCAGGCGGTTTTCAGCACTTTCATGACGTGACTCTTCCTGTGCCAGACGCCGCTTGTGCGTCTGATCGAGCTGCTCGAGGCTTTCATGGTGCTCGCGCTCAAGGCGGTCACGCTCTTCGCTGAGCGTATTGATCTGGCGATCACGCATGGCCAGACGCTGATCGCGCTCTTCGACCTGACCACGCAGATGGGCGGCTTCACTTTCCAGTCGGGCAAGACTGGTCGCCTTTTCTTCCAGCCGCGCGGCCGTGCTGTCCAGACGCTCGCCAAGGGCAGACAGACGCTGCTCGGTGTCTTCGACACGTCGCTGGGCCTGTCGTGTTTCCTCGCGCGCCTGCTCGACCTGTTCATCGGACTGCTGACGATAAAAGGACAGAGCTTCGCCGGCTTCCTCCTGCGCCTGCTGCCAGAGCCCGGCCAGCGCATCGTGAAGACGTTCCGGAATGGCCTGCGGCAGGGGAACGTCGCGATTTTCCTCTCGTCTTGCCCGCCACTCCCGCAGGTGATCACTGATGGTGGTAAAGCTGCCGGTGCCCAATACCTCGCGTATGCGCTGAACGCTTGGGACATCACCGCGCTGGATGAGGGTTTCTATCGCCCTTTGTACATCTTCGAATTGCACGCCACTTCGTGCCATGACGGCCTCCTGAGTTCCCTGTAATGCCCATTGATTGGTGTTGTTAGAGACAGGCTGCGTTTTCACAACACTATAGCGTTTTATTGTGACAAAAACACTATTACGTAAATACGTATTACGTAATGATATTTATCAAATAATCCAGAAATTCATGATTACGCGTCTTATCATGATTTTATTGGCTATAGTCGCTACAATGACGCCTCAAGGTATCGATGAAAGCAGGGCAAGGATGTGATGAAAAAGCCATTGGGCGTAGAGCCTGCGGGCGATTCGATGCAGGAGGCGGCTCTGGTCGAGAGGGCGCCACCTGATGCTCGCAGTCAATTGGTTGAAGCTGGAAGCGATCGTGAAGTTGTGGCGGCCTGGCTCATGGAGTATCGCACCAGCCCTCAGACCTTCAGGCAGTACCGCAAGGAAGCCGAACGGCTGTTGTTATGGCTGGAAAGCAAGGGCAAACGCCTTTCACACATTGATCGCCGCGCCCTGGATGAATTCGAGGCATTCCTTGCCAGGCCCACGCCGGTCACTGAATGGGTTGGCCCCCCAAGACCCCGACAAAGCGACGAGTGGCGACCGTTTCGCAAGGGACTTTCGGCCGCCAGCCGTCGTCAGGCCCTGGTCATTTTGCAGACCCTGTTTGGCTGGCTGATCGAGGCGGGATGGTTACACCAGAACCCGTTCAGGTTGATGCGCGACAAGCGCCGACGGCTCGATAACACCTCAGACAGTATTGAGCGCTATCTGGAGCGACCGCTGTGGCGATGGTGCTGGCAGCAACTCAATATGGGGCCGCCTGCTGATGCCACTCCTCGAATACATTATGAGCTTGAGCGTCGGCGCTTTGTTTTCGCCTTTGCCTATCTATTGGCGCCTCGTGTGAGCGAAATGAGTCAGGCACGCATGAATGATTTTCGGATGCGCGAAGGTCAGTGGTGGTGGCAGGTCATCGGGAAGGGCGGCAAACGAGCCAGCATCCCCGTCCCGGATGCCATGATGACGGCGCTGATACAATGGCGCGGCATGCTTGGACTGCCGGCCATGCCATCACCGGAAGAGGA contains:
- a CDS encoding site-specific integrase — protein: MKKPLGVEPAGDSMQEAALVERAPPDARSQLVEAGSDREVVAAWLMEYRTSPQTFRQYRKEAERLLLWLESKGKRLSHIDRRALDEFEAFLARPTPVTEWVGPPRPRQSDEWRPFRKGLSAASRRQALVILQTLFGWLIEAGWLHQNPFRLMRDKRRRLDNTSDSIERYLERPLWRWCWQQLNMGPPADATPRIHYELERRRFVFAFAYLLAPRVSEMSQARMNDFRMREGQWWWQVIGKGGKRASIPVPDAMMTALIQWRGMLGLPAMPSPEEETPVIRALDGRRGVGDNQLYRMIKATFERLAQTREHEGESTSHDAQRLRQATPHWLRHTAITHQAQQGVELRYLSRTARHSRLETTARYLHAETQEWHGQINRHTLDLSDEHQDDTL
- a CDS encoding DNA-binding protein encodes the protein MARSGVQFEDVQRAIETLIQRGDVPSVQRIREVLGTGSFTTISDHLREWRARREENRDVPLPQAIPERLHDALAGLWQQAQEEAGEALSFYRQQSDEQVEQAREETRQAQRRVEDTEQRLSALGERLDSTAARLEEKATSLARLESEAAHLRGQVEERDQRLAMRDRQINTLSEERDRLEREHHESLEQLDQTHKRRLAQEESRHESAENRLMQLLDSARHEKQELEKQARRRHEQLEERIEKITAQMEQQRRTLQEEERKMRDLTQHARHHEQQLQESRGREDHLSGLLAERDQELARLRTELRVLQERLSRAPMPPFVY